In a single window of the Necator americanus strain Aroian chromosome X, whole genome shotgun sequence genome:
- a CDS encoding hypothetical protein (NECATOR_CHRX.G22358.T1) yields MQDAAAETLPVLLPWKSQEKASEKEATSPTAKRPRKQMDVNSEGRDYFKTLPNQQGLSVPELKHVYRPTYAVNEEPRIESKVLVCIQKMKNGKSGGDDGAPKC; encoded by the exons atgcAGGACGCTGCAgcggaaacgctcccggtatTATTGCCGTGGAAGAG CCAGGAAAAAGCATCTGAGAAAGAAGCAACGTCGCCAACTGCGAAAAGACCACGAAAGCAAATGGACGTCAACAGCGAAGGG AGGGAttacttcaagaccttgccgAACCAGCAAGGACTGTCAGTTCCTGAACTCAAGCACGTTTATAGACCTActtatgcggttaacgaggaaccaaGGATCGAGTCgaaggttctagtctgtatccaaaagatgaaaaatggaaaatctggtggagacgacggagCGCCGAAATGCTGA